One genomic segment of Cellulophaga sp. HaHaR_3_176 includes these proteins:
- a CDS encoding DUF4301 family protein: MTKFSETDKKQLASKGIEEKKVLNQIETFKEGIPFVKLESAAVIGQGIEKFDKKEEQELISFFESNKENKSLLKFVPASGAASRMFKAFFNFLDKYNSEKETLEAYLGRTNDSAIKTFSEGLKSLPFYEIIQKRIKGKATTKGEELYLFIEEMLSEKGLNYGFFPKGLLPFHNYKDFASTPFEEHLKEASLYANTNNEANLHFTISEQHGDMFNAEFDKVKERVSSQTNTSFNVSYSFQKPQTDTIAVNMDNSLFRNSDDSLLFRPGGHGALIENLNEQNADVIFIKNIDNVVTSDLLNEVSDSKKVLAGLLLKVQQKAFSYAALLEKGSDVNTQSISEIKEFLENELNAKISDHFKGYSQAEQLEILKDKINRPIRVCGMVKNEGEPGGGPFWIKDKKDNISLQIIESAQVDVSNSQQKEIFSNSTHFNPVDLICGVKNHKGEKYNLLNFVDEKQGFITDKTKDGKELKALELPGLWNGAMAFWNTIFVEVPLVTFNPVKTVNDLLKPAHQVSE, translated from the coding sequence ATGACTAAATTTTCAGAAACAGACAAAAAACAATTAGCATCAAAAGGAATTGAAGAAAAAAAGGTTTTAAATCAAATAGAAACTTTTAAAGAAGGTATTCCCTTCGTTAAATTAGAAAGTGCAGCTGTTATAGGGCAAGGCATAGAAAAATTTGATAAAAAGGAAGAACAAGAATTAATAAGCTTTTTTGAAAGCAATAAAGAAAATAAGTCTTTATTGAAATTTGTTCCAGCTTCCGGCGCAGCATCAAGAATGTTTAAAGCATTTTTCAATTTTTTAGATAAGTATAATTCTGAAAAAGAAACTTTAGAGGCTTATTTGGGCAGAACTAATGATTCGGCTATAAAAACATTCAGCGAAGGCTTAAAAAGTTTACCTTTTTATGAAATTATTCAAAAAAGAATAAAAGGTAAGGCTACTACTAAAGGAGAAGAGTTGTATTTGTTTATTGAAGAAATGCTAAGTGAAAAAGGACTTAATTACGGGTTTTTCCCAAAAGGATTATTACCTTTTCATAATTATAAAGATTTTGCATCAACGCCTTTTGAAGAGCATTTAAAAGAAGCGTCGCTTTATGCAAACACAAATAACGAAGCTAATTTGCATTTTACGATTTCTGAGCAGCATGGCGATATGTTTAATGCAGAATTTGACAAAGTAAAAGAGCGTGTGTCGAGTCAAACTAACACATCTTTTAATGTAAGCTACTCATTTCAAAAGCCGCAAACGGATACTATTGCTGTAAATATGGATAATAGTTTGTTTAGAAACTCAGACGATTCGCTTTTGTTTAGACCAGGAGGGCATGGGGCTTTAATTGAAAATTTAAACGAGCAAAATGCAGATGTTATTTTTATCAAGAATATAGATAACGTAGTTACTTCTGATTTGTTGAACGAAGTTTCGGATAGTAAAAAAGTTTTAGCAGGTCTGCTTTTAAAGGTTCAACAAAAGGCATTTAGTTATGCCGCTTTGTTAGAAAAAGGATCAGATGTGAATACACAATCAATTTCTGAAATTAAAGAATTTTTAGAAAATGAATTGAATGCAAAAATATCAGATCACTTTAAAGGGTACTCACAGGCAGAGCAATTAGAGATTTTAAAAGATAAAATAAATAGACCTATTCGTGTCTGTGGAATGGTTAAAAATGAAGGAGAACCAGGTGGAGGTCCTTTTTGGATAAAAGATAAAAAAGATAATATTTCATTGCAAATTATCGAATCTGCTCAAGTCGATGTTTCTAATTCGCAACAAAAAGAGATTTTTAGCAATTCAACTCATTTTAACCCTGTAGATTTAATTTGTGGCGTTAAAAATCATAAAGGAGAAAAATATAATTTATTAAACTTTGTCGATGAAAAACAAGGTTTTATTACTGATAAAACAAAAGATGGAAAAGAATTAAAAGCATTAGAGCTTCCTGGTTTATGGAACGGAGCAATGGCTTTTTGGAATACTATTTTTGTTGAGGTGCCTCTAGTAACTTTTAATCCTGTAAAAACAGTTAATGATTTATTAAAACCTGCACATCAAGTTTCAGAATAA
- the ahcY gene encoding adenosylhomocysteinase, producing the protein MSTKTVSYVPNKVKDISLADWGRKEINLAEAEMPGLMSLREEYGDEQPLKGARIAGCLHMTIQTAVLIETLVALGAEVTWSSCNIFSTQDQAAAAIAAAGVPVYAWKGMNEEEFDWCIEQTLFFGEDRKPLNMILDDGGDLTNMVLDKYPELAKGIKGLSEETTTGVHRLYERVKNGTLPMPAINVNDSVTKSKFDNKYGCRESAVDAIRRATDTMLAGKRVVVAGYGDVGKGTAASFKGAGSIVTVTEIDPICALQAAMDGFEVKKLETVVGNADIVITTTGNKDIIRAEHFQAMKDKVIVCNIGHFDNEIDMAWLNKNYGNTKDEIKPQVDKYTIDGVDIVLLAEGRLVNLGCATGHPSFVMSNSFTNQTLAQIELWKHSDKYKNEVYMLPKHLDEKVAKLHLARLGVELTELKDYQAEYIGVTVDGPFKPEYYRY; encoded by the coding sequence ATGAGCACTAAAACAGTTTCCTATGTACCTAATAAGGTAAAAGATATTTCTCTTGCAGATTGGGGAAGAAAAGAAATAAACTTAGCTGAGGCTGAAATGCCAGGCTTAATGTCATTAAGAGAAGAATATGGTGACGAGCAACCTTTAAAAGGCGCTCGTATTGCTGGTTGTTTACACATGACTATTCAAACAGCTGTACTTATTGAAACTTTAGTTGCCTTAGGAGCTGAAGTTACTTGGAGTTCTTGTAATATATTCTCTACCCAAGATCAAGCTGCTGCTGCAATTGCTGCTGCAGGAGTACCCGTTTATGCTTGGAAAGGTATGAATGAAGAAGAATTTGACTGGTGTATTGAACAAACGTTATTCTTCGGTGAAGATCGCAAGCCATTAAACATGATTTTAGATGATGGTGGTGATTTAACAAATATGGTTTTAGACAAATACCCTGAACTTGCAAAAGGTATTAAAGGTTTATCTGAAGAAACTACAACTGGAGTACACAGATTGTACGAGAGAGTTAAAAATGGTACACTACCAATGCCTGCCATTAACGTAAACGATTCAGTTACAAAATCTAAATTCGATAACAAATATGGTTGTCGTGAGAGTGCTGTAGATGCTATCAGAAGAGCTACAGATACAATGTTAGCTGGTAAAAGAGTTGTAGTTGCTGGTTATGGTGATGTTGGTAAAGGTACTGCTGCTTCTTTTAAAGGTGCCGGCTCTATCGTAACCGTTACTGAAATTGATCCTATTTGTGCTTTACAAGCTGCAATGGATGGTTTTGAAGTTAAAAAATTAGAAACTGTTGTTGGTAATGCTGATATTGTAATTACTACTACTGGTAACAAAGATATTATCCGTGCTGAGCATTTTCAAGCAATGAAAGATAAAGTTATCGTTTGTAACATTGGACATTTCGATAATGAAATTGATATGGCATGGTTAAACAAAAACTATGGCAATACTAAAGATGAAATTAAACCTCAAGTAGATAAGTATACTATTGATGGTGTAGACATCGTTTTACTTGCTGAAGGTCGTTTAGTAAACTTAGGTTGTGCAACTGGCCACCCTAGTTTTGTAATGAGTAATTCATTTACAAACCAAACTTTAGCACAAATTGAACTTTGGAAGCATAGCGATAAATATAAAAACGAAGTTTATATGCTACCTAAGCACCTTGATGAAAAAGTTGCTAAATTACACTTAGCTCGATTGGGAGTTGAATTAACAGAATTGAAAGATTACCAAGCGGAATATATTGGTGTAACTGTTGACGGCCCATTTAAGCCAGAATATTACAGGTACTAA
- a CDS encoding 4'-phosphopantetheinyl transferase superfamily protein, translated as MPLYKTITVTPSITVYIWKITENEDELADGIILTDVCEKRMSGMKSEQHRKGFLSIRHLLATAGYVDHDLYYNEFGKPFLKDGNHISITHSNVFTGIIVAGTDEVGIDIELQRDKILKIAHKFTQIEEYKTLANSDAIIRKLTVVWGAKESLYKIYSQKGLSFLHHIDVKEFGLEEGESIAEILYEGKNSSYSVDYIEFEGYTCVYAIKL; from the coding sequence ATGCCTCTTTACAAAACAATAACAGTAACACCTAGCATTACCGTTTATATCTGGAAGATAACGGAGAATGAGGACGAACTTGCAGATGGAATTATATTAACTGATGTATGCGAAAAACGTATGTCGGGTATGAAATCTGAACAACACAGAAAAGGATTTTTAAGTATTCGACATTTATTAGCAACAGCTGGTTATGTAGATCATGATTTATATTATAACGAATTTGGTAAACCTTTTCTGAAAGATGGTAACCATATATCTATTACTCACTCTAATGTTTTTACAGGCATTATTGTTGCGGGTACTGATGAGGTTGGTATTGATATTGAATTACAAAGAGATAAGATTTTAAAAATCGCTCATAAATTCACCCAAATTGAAGAGTATAAAACTTTAGCAAATTCTGATGCTATAATTAGAAAGCTTACTGTTGTTTGGGGAGCTAAGGAATCACTTTATAAGATTTACTCTCAAAAAGGATTAAGTTTTTTACATCATATAGATGTAAAAGAGTTTGGTTTAGAAGAAGGCGAAAGTATTGCCGAAATTTTATATGAAGGTAAAAACTCTTCTTATTCTGTTGATTATATAGAGTTTGAAGGTTATACTTGTGTGTATGCTATAAAATTATAA
- a CDS encoding TonB-dependent receptor has product MKSIKTLKFTLFLLLVACCSTAIMGQSGNVKGTISDENGINVPGATVFIKTLKKGSVTDFDGTFSLIDVPTGTYSLFVSYLGYADLEQSVTVVNNETAVVSIYITPKSVELDGVDVVSYGLSSQSKALNTQKTNLNITNVVSTDQIGKFPDSNIGDAVKRIPGITMQVDQGEARNVIVRGLSPQLNSVTLNGSRIPSAEGDNRNVQMDLIPADMIQTIEVSKAVTPDMDADALGGSVNLITRTSSQSFRLSSTLGSGVNFINDKLNYNGSFLLGDRSTNGKFGWMLSASYNASDFGSDNIEAEWTDEFEYYTGSDDGEGEPILEEIDVDPYANVFEQREYLVQRIRRSFSANMDYRFNANNSVFLKTIYNWRDDRENRFRVQSEMLDAEDIEESDFTITNGIVTRFPAEISRETKGGIDNDRNKNRRLEDQRMQNYSLGGKHLWGNLKVDWMTSLAKASEERLNERYIVFKSEYSVLNDNTDSNYPLFITENVADASLDNFEYDEATEENQYTEEKDFNVFVNFELPSDIFGNGDGFVKFGARARIKSKLRDNNFFEFDLEDDFPTLASVPTNNLSDSKFLAGSQYEIGTFADEKWLGALNLVNGESVPDEFLRANFNVDENVFAGYAMTNQKVTEKLSALFGVRVEATNITAIGNRIADEENLEGQITKESSYTNIMPGMHLKYALAEQTILRFAWTNTLARPNYADLVPSVDIISGDEEIVIGNPDLEATTSMNFDVMGEHYFESVGIISGGVFYKNIDNFIYTSRTETVDEAFGTGTTGYELFQPLNGDGAKIFGAEFAFQRQLDFLPGFARNFSLYVNYTFISSSADGIKNEDGEERENIDLPNTTPNTFNASLGYNDKKFSARLSTNFSDSYIDELGGNEFEDRYYGTQLFVDFNASFKVDKSLSFYMDLNNITNQPLRYFQGVESRTQQLEYYGQRLTFGLKYDLFKK; this is encoded by the coding sequence ATGAAATCTATTAAAACATTAAAATTCACTTTATTTCTACTGCTTGTTGCTTGTTGTAGTACTGCAATTATGGGGCAAAGTGGAAATGTAAAAGGTACTATATCTGACGAGAACGGAATAAATGTACCAGGTGCAACAGTATTTATTAAAACATTAAAAAAAGGATCAGTAACTGATTTTGATGGTACATTTTCTTTAATTGATGTGCCGACGGGAACATACAGTCTTTTTGTGTCTTATTTAGGGTACGCAGATTTAGAACAAAGTGTAACTGTAGTAAATAATGAAACAGCTGTAGTATCAATTTATATCACACCTAAAAGTGTAGAGCTTGATGGAGTTGATGTTGTAAGTTATGGTTTGAGTAGTCAGTCAAAAGCATTGAATACACAAAAGACAAACTTAAATATTACAAATGTTGTGTCAACAGATCAGATCGGGAAGTTTCCAGACTCTAACATAGGTGATGCTGTAAAACGTATACCAGGTATAACTATGCAGGTTGATCAAGGTGAGGCTAGAAATGTAATTGTTCGTGGGCTTTCACCTCAATTAAACTCTGTTACTTTAAACGGTAGTCGTATACCATCGGCAGAAGGTGATAATAGAAATGTTCAGATGGATTTAATTCCGGCAGACATGATTCAAACCATTGAAGTTAGTAAAGCAGTTACACCTGATATGGATGCAGATGCATTGGGTGGTTCTGTAAATTTAATTACAAGAACATCTTCACAGAGCTTTAGGTTGTCATCTACTTTAGGTTCTGGAGTTAATTTTATTAATGATAAATTAAATTATAATGGTTCATTTCTTTTAGGTGATAGAAGTACTAACGGTAAATTTGGGTGGATGCTCTCGGCATCTTACAACGCAAGTGATTTTGGTTCTGATAATATTGAAGCAGAATGGACAGATGAGTTTGAATATTATACAGGATCTGATGATGGTGAAGGAGAGCCTATTTTGGAAGAAATAGATGTTGATCCTTATGCAAATGTTTTCGAGCAACGTGAGTACCTAGTTCAGCGTATTAGAAGAAGTTTTTCTGCTAATATGGATTATAGGTTCAATGCTAATAACTCTGTTTTTTTAAAAACGATTTATAACTGGAGAGATGACAGGGAAAATAGATTTAGAGTGCAAAGTGAAATGTTAGATGCAGAAGATATTGAAGAGAGTGATTTTACGATTACTAACGGAATCGTAACAAGGTTTCCTGCGGAAATATCAAGAGAGACGAAAGGCGGTATTGATAACGATAGAAACAAAAATCGTCGTTTAGAAGATCAACGTATGCAAAACTATAGTCTTGGTGGAAAACATTTATGGGGTAATTTAAAAGTAGATTGGATGACTTCTTTAGCAAAAGCATCAGAGGAAAGATTAAACGAAAGATATATCGTTTTTAAAAGTGAGTATAGTGTGTTAAATGATAATACTGACTCAAATTATCCTCTGTTTATAACTGAAAATGTTGCAGATGCAAGTCTCGATAATTTTGAATATGATGAAGCTACAGAAGAGAATCAATATACAGAAGAAAAAGATTTTAATGTATTTGTAAATTTTGAACTTCCGTCAGATATTTTCGGAAATGGAGATGGTTTTGTGAAATTTGGAGCAAGAGCAAGAATAAAATCTAAATTAAGAGATAATAATTTTTTTGAATTTGATCTTGAAGATGATTTTCCAACTTTGGCCAGTGTGCCTACAAATAATTTATCAGATTCTAAATTTTTAGCAGGTAGCCAGTATGAGATAGGCACATTTGCTGACGAAAAATGGTTAGGAGCTTTGAATTTAGTTAACGGAGAATCTGTGCCAGACGAGTTTTTAAGAGCAAATTTTAATGTAGATGAAAATGTGTTTGCAGGGTATGCAATGACAAACCAAAAAGTCACAGAAAAATTAAGTGCTCTTTTTGGGGTAAGAGTTGAAGCAACTAATATTACGGCAATAGGGAATAGAATTGCGGATGAGGAGAATTTAGAAGGACAAATAACAAAAGAGAGTTCTTATACAAACATAATGCCTGGTATGCATTTAAAATATGCTCTTGCAGAGCAAACAATTTTACGTTTTGCATGGACAAATACATTAGCTAGACCTAATTATGCAGACTTAGTTCCTTCTGTAGATATAATATCTGGTGATGAAGAAATTGTTATTGGTAACCCTGATTTGGAAGCAACAACATCGATGAATTTTGATGTTATGGGAGAGCATTATTTTGAGAGTGTAGGGATTATTTCAGGAGGTGTATTCTATAAAAACATAGATAATTTTATTTATACTTCAAGAACAGAGACTGTAGATGAAGCTTTTGGAACAGGAACAACGGGTTATGAATTGTTTCAACCACTTAATGGAGATGGGGCAAAAATATTTGGGGCGGAATTTGCTTTCCAGCGTCAATTAGATTTTCTTCCAGGGTTTGCGCGTAATTTTAGTTTATATGTAAATTACACTTTTATTTCTTCTTCAGCTGATGGTATAAAAAATGAAGATGGAGAAGAGAGAGAAAATATAGATTTACCCAATACAACACCAAATACCTTTAATGCTTCATTAGGGTATAACGATAAAAAATTCTCAGCAAGACTTTCTACAAATTTTTCTGATTCTTATATAGATGAATTGGGTGGTAATGAGTTTGAAGATAGATATTATGGCACTCAATTATTCGTGGATTTTAACGCTTCTTTTAAAGTAGATAAAAGTTTGAGTTTTTACATGGATTTAAATAATATCACAAACCAACCATTACGCTATTTTCAAGGTGTTGAAAGCCGTACACAACAGTTGGAGTATTACGGACAACGCCTAACGTTTGGATTGAAATACGATTTATTTAAAAAATAA
- a CDS encoding phytase: protein MKKIFIYSLTSLIISSCKINSLPAISPSVITEFTLNDTDDPAIWVNPTDASKSIVFGTDKETNGAIYAFDLDGKVMESKTIRNIKRPNNVDLAYGFQLNDSTTVDVLMFTEREKKQIRLFSVPDMKPLDNGGFPVFTDEANAEFQFPMGISLYKSPKDGAIYAIVGRKAGPLEKYLYQYKLVTNTSGNVQVELVRKFGNFSGKKEIEAIAVDHELGFVYYSDEQHCIRKYYAEPEMGNEEISCFGGDYFKSDIEGIAIARYDNGEGYIIVSDQQKGQFNVFSRTTNEFVKAVNLSTLETDGCDVVTMPLNSTFKSGLFVAMNDEKNFYFYDLDVLGLAEKE from the coding sequence ATGAAAAAAATATTTATATACTCATTAACAAGCTTAATAATTTCATCTTGTAAGATTAATAGTTTGCCAGCTATAAGTCCATCAGTTATTACGGAGTTTACGTTAAATGATACCGACGACCCTGCAATTTGGGTGAATCCTACAGATGCATCAAAAAGTATTGTTTTCGGTACTGATAAAGAAACTAATGGTGCTATTTATGCATTTGATTTAGATGGGAAGGTAATGGAAAGTAAAACCATTAGAAATATAAAAAGACCAAATAACGTAGATCTTGCATATGGCTTTCAATTAAATGATTCTACGACGGTAGATGTTTTAATGTTTACGGAGCGTGAAAAGAAACAAATAAGGTTGTTTTCGGTACCTGATATGAAACCTTTAGATAATGGTGGTTTTCCTGTTTTTACTGATGAAGCAAATGCTGAATTTCAATTTCCGATGGGAATTAGTTTATATAAGTCTCCAAAAGATGGAGCTATTTATGCGATTGTAGGTCGTAAAGCAGGTCCTCTGGAAAAATATTTATATCAGTATAAATTAGTGACAAATACTTCTGGTAATGTTCAAGTTGAGTTGGTTAGAAAGTTTGGAAATTTTAGTGGTAAAAAAGAAATTGAAGCCATAGCAGTAGATCACGAACTGGGATTTGTTTATTATTCTGATGAGCAACATTGTATAAGAAAATATTATGCAGAGCCAGAAATGGGAAATGAAGAAATTAGTTGTTTCGGTGGTGATTATTTTAAGTCAGACATAGAAGGTATTGCAATTGCTAGATATGATAATGGAGAGGGTTATATAATTGTTTCTGATCAACAAAAAGGGCAGTTTAATGTATTTTCTAGAACAACAAATGAGTTTGTAAAAGCGGTGAACTTATCAACCCTTGAAACGGATGGTTGCGATGTGGTAACAATGCCTTTGAATTCAACTTTTAAAAGTGGCCTTTTTGTAGCTATGAATGATGAGAAAAATTTTTACTTCTACGATTTAGACGTATTAGGCTTAGCGGAGAAAGAGTAA
- a CDS encoding SDR family oxidoreductase, with translation MNILLTGATGTLGSRVLFSLLEQRFDTIEKLYLPVRKRTITSPEDRIKNVISSEFATDFIKENLIEIFNKIKVIDADDLLNPDSFLENNKVDYFIHSAGFVNLSTDPNAKQEIFKENLQFTKDIFNAFYKHIVKFVYISTAFAAGNIGGTIDNDYTVIETEDYRNHYEASKHASEKFLLKAGKEKNIPIQILRPSVLGGNINESPNYFISKYMVFYLFAKFFNNNNSDDAIRITSNIDTGLNIIPTDYAAQVIAKVISSDIEQLNIVHSKETNMIKGISKILNVVEFSNFTFTDELINSSTGFSSKLEQFYYETIGVHLHPYMTSKPNEWDTKLLESILPIPTYNLEDYLSETVAFAKDKNFRNQKW, from the coding sequence ATGAATATACTTTTAACTGGAGCTACTGGAACCTTAGGTTCAAGAGTTTTATTTTCACTTTTAGAGCAACGTTTCGATACTATAGAAAAGCTCTACCTTCCCGTTCGTAAAAGAACAATTACTTCTCCAGAAGATCGTATTAAAAATGTAATTTCAAGTGAATTTGCTACCGATTTTATTAAAGAAAATCTAATTGAGATTTTTAATAAAATAAAAGTTATTGATGCTGATGATTTACTAAATCCTGATTCTTTCTTAGAAAATAATAAAGTAGATTATTTCATTCATTCTGCTGGCTTTGTAAACTTATCTACAGACCCAAATGCAAAACAAGAAATTTTCAAAGAAAACTTACAGTTTACAAAAGACATTTTCAATGCCTTTTACAAGCACATTGTAAAGTTCGTTTATATAAGTACAGCTTTTGCCGCTGGCAATATTGGCGGAACAATAGATAATGATTACACGGTTATTGAAACCGAAGATTATAGAAACCATTATGAAGCATCAAAGCATGCTTCTGAGAAGTTTTTGCTTAAAGCAGGAAAAGAAAAAAATATTCCTATTCAAATATTAAGACCTAGCGTACTTGGTGGAAATATAAATGAAAGCCCCAATTACTTTATATCGAAGTACATGGTTTTTTATCTGTTTGCTAAATTTTTTAATAATAATAATTCTGATGATGCTATTAGAATTACAAGTAACATAGATACCGGCTTAAACATTATTCCAACAGATTATGCCGCACAAGTAATCGCTAAAGTTATTTCTTCTGATATTGAACAATTAAATATTGTACACTCAAAAGAAACAAATATGATAAAAGGTATTTCTAAAATTTTGAATGTAGTTGAATTTTCTAACTTTACTTTTACTGATGAATTAATTAATTCATCAACTGGCTTTTCTTCAAAACTAGAGCAGTTTTACTACGAAACAATTGGCGTGCATTTACACCCATACATGACATCAAAACCTAATGAATGGGACACCAAATTATTAGAAAGCATATTACCGATACCAACATATAATTTAGAAGATTATTTATCTGAAACTGTTGCATTTGCAAAAGACAAAAACTTCAGAAATCAGAAATGGTAA
- the pnuC gene encoding nicotinamide riboside transporter PnuC: MSPIFNFLFEQYSTYETYHIVLEIIAVVFGLLSVLFSKKNNILVYPTGMISTSIFVYLLIVWGLLGDMMINAYYFIMSIYGWYVWTRKKGGEQITQISKTTRKEHLISIAIFLITIVFVFIVYQIFDKWTSWVAYIDTVTTAIFFVGMWLMAKRKVENWLYWIVGDIISVPLYFYKGFTFTSLQYLIFTIIAIFGYSAWKKNINKSPQIL; this comes from the coding sequence ATGAGCCCCATTTTTAATTTTCTATTTGAGCAATATTCAACGTACGAAACCTACCATATAGTATTAGAAATAATAGCTGTTGTTTTTGGTTTGTTATCTGTGCTTTTTTCAAAAAAGAATAATATTTTAGTTTACCCTACGGGGATGATAAGCACATCAATTTTTGTTTATTTATTAATTGTTTGGGGGCTACTTGGTGATATGATGATTAATGCTTATTATTTTATAATGAGCATATATGGTTGGTATGTTTGGACACGGAAAAAAGGTGGTGAACAGATAACTCAAATATCAAAAACAACACGAAAAGAGCATCTGATTTCAATAGCCATATTTTTAATAACAATAGTATTCGTATTTATAGTATATCAAATTTTTGATAAATGGACCAGTTGGGTGGCTTATATAGATACTGTAACAACTGCTATATTTTTTGTTGGAATGTGGTTAATGGCTAAACGAAAAGTTGAAAATTGGTTATATTGGATTGTCGGTGATATAATTTCGGTTCCACTATATTTTTATAAAGGTTTTACATTTACAAGTTTACAATATTTAATATTTACAATTATTGCAATTTTTGGTTATTCTGCATGGAAGAAAAATATAAACAAGAGCCCTCAGATATTATAA
- a CDS encoding AAA family ATPase, which produces MEEKYKQEPSDIIKVVMFGPESTGKTTLSGQLAHYYNTVWTPEYAREYLQDKWNEEKKTCEPKDLLPIAEGQIRLENKLTKRANKILICDTDLLETKVYSEAYYIGYCDPVLEKHALQNTYDLYFLTYIDIPWEEDDLRDKPLERERMFEYFKETLEKYNRKYVLLKGDKNTRLKTAVEHINKLLAK; this is translated from the coding sequence ATGGAAGAAAAATATAAACAAGAGCCCTCAGATATTATAAAGGTAGTTATGTTTGGCCCTGAGTCAACTGGTAAAACAACACTTTCAGGCCAATTGGCACATTATTACAACACTGTTTGGACACCTGAATATGCTCGAGAGTATTTACAAGATAAATGGAACGAAGAAAAAAAAACGTGTGAGCCAAAAGATTTATTGCCAATTGCAGAAGGTCAAATACGATTAGAAAATAAACTTACTAAAAGAGCAAATAAAATTTTGATTTGCGATACCGATTTACTGGAAACCAAAGTATATTCGGAAGCATATTATATAGGGTATTGCGATCCTGTTTTAGAAAAGCATGCATTACAAAATACATACGATTTATACTTCTTAACTTATATAGATATTCCTTGGGAAGAAGATGACTTAAGAGATAAGCCATTAGAAAGAGAACGAATGTTTGAGTATTTTAAAGAAACCTTAGAGAAATATAATCGGAAGTATGTACTTTTAAAAGGAGATAAGAATACGAGATTAAAAACAGCTGTTGAACACATAAATAAATTACTAGCTAAATGA
- a CDS encoding thiamine-binding protein, which translates to MNISVELTLSPLQDTFEEVIINFIKKLRASGLTVLENPLSTQVYGDYDKVMSVLQNDIKEAFELMDNGVLFMKIVKSDRSEYEPHF; encoded by the coding sequence ATGAATATTTCTGTTGAGCTTACATTATCGCCATTACAAGATACTTTTGAAGAGGTTATAATTAATTTTATAAAAAAATTACGAGCATCAGGCTTAACGGTTTTAGAAAACCCTTTAAGCACTCAAGTTTATGGAGATTATGATAAAGTAATGTCTGTACTTCAGAATGATATTAAAGAAGCTTTTGAGTTGATGGATAATGGAGTTCTTTTTATGAAAATAGTAAAATCAGACAGAAGCGAATATGAGCCCCATTTTTAA